One segment of Cetobacterium sp. NK01 DNA contains the following:
- the ftsA gene encoding cell division protein FtsA: protein MRDNITKLALDIGNGKIKFILGELSTEGLKLRVLDYLEVPSEGIKRSIVEDSELLSASIAKGLKELQQRNGREFEVVSLGVSNDRIISKTDHGCIEFNEKEITAQDMYNLIELVKSNLLKEDEIVIEQEAYNVRVNSSGILKNPIGQIGKSIQGDVHLITIKKDQLDPIVEVVNNAGLEIEDIFLNASSSAKSTLEYEDRQMGVALIDIGEGVTDIAIYKNDKIIYTKSLSIGGMHFVNDISYLLKIPKKEAKEILEKLRSKQYSNGVIKTENGEYSLDEIKEIIDARTGDLINFISKTIEESGFNGYLGKGLAFTGGAVAIDEIFSKVGSKMECAVRKVNPFPLRGLENVNPSMSTVIGILLTKLETEFQKRNEVKTDSLKDEFIAIEQEEETFVELPINETAFRQEDYEEEYEEEVVTDGALNKIKKWISNFI from the coding sequence GTGCGAGATAATATTACAAAATTAGCTTTAGATATTGGAAATGGAAAAATAAAATTTATTCTTGGAGAACTTAGTACAGAGGGATTAAAGTTAAGAGTACTGGATTACTTAGAGGTGCCTAGTGAAGGTATAAAGAGATCAATAGTAGAAGATTCAGAGCTTTTAAGTGCAAGCATAGCTAAAGGTTTGAAAGAGTTGCAACAAAGAAATGGAAGAGAATTTGAGGTAGTATCTTTAGGAGTTAGTAATGACAGAATTATATCAAAAACTGATCATGGTTGTATCGAATTTAATGAAAAAGAGATTACCGCTCAAGATATGTATAATTTAATTGAATTAGTAAAAAGTAATCTTTTAAAAGAGGATGAAATTGTAATAGAACAAGAAGCTTATAACGTTAGAGTTAATAGTTCTGGAATATTAAAAAATCCAATTGGGCAGATTGGAAAAAGTATTCAAGGAGATGTACATTTAATAACTATAAAAAAAGATCAACTAGACCCAATAGTAGAGGTTGTAAATAATGCTGGGTTAGAGATTGAAGATATATTCTTAAATGCATCATCTTCTGCAAAATCTACACTAGAATATGAAGATAGACAAATGGGAGTAGCTTTGATAGATATAGGAGAAGGAGTTACAGACATTGCTATTTATAAAAATGATAAAATAATTTATACAAAATCTTTATCAATAGGTGGAATGCATTTTGTGAATGATATAAGTTATCTTTTAAAAATACCAAAAAAAGAAGCCAAAGAGATACTGGAAAAATTGAGAAGTAAGCAGTATTCAAATGGAGTTATAAAAACAGAAAATGGTGAGTATAGTTTAGATGAAATAAAGGAAATAATCGATGCTAGAACAGGAGATTTAATTAATTTTATTTCTAAAACTATAGAGGAGTCAGGTTTTAATGGTTATTTAGGTAAAGGATTAGCCTTTACTGGAGGAGCTGTAGCAATAGATGAAATTTTTAGTAAAGTAGGAAGTAAAATGGAATGTGCAGTAAGAAAAGTTAATCCTTTTCCATTGAGAGGATTAGAGAATGTTAATCCATCAATGTCAACAGTAATAGGTATTTTATTAACAAAACTAGAAACAGAATTTCAAAAGAGAAACGAAGTAAAAACTGATAGTTTAAAAGATGAATTTATAGCTATTGAACAAGAAGAGGAAACGTTTGTAGAACTTCCTATAAATGAAACAGCATTTAGACAAGAGGACTATGAAGAGGAATACGAAGAAGAAGTGGTTACAGATGGAGCATTAAATAAAATTAAAAAATGGATTTCTAACTTTATATAA
- a CDS encoding cell division protein FtsQ/DivIB, with the protein MKKIFKIAIILALTFIIIQVEKDFKNRDFFNISKVQISEVSPNLKSDLEKIKNEILGKNINDLNLEGLEKKLLKDIRIKKAVVSKQNLNEITIDITEKDSSYYAQHKSGIYTMDEEGTIFGKLEEYPKKSMPILVVKANGEQQELLEIMDKLKELDLKDEVSQLYVDNKKLIYIILRDGTRIKTEPEVSKNKYEITMNLYKELIKTKLIDYIDIRFKDIVVREKEGKSAR; encoded by the coding sequence TTGAAAAAAATATTTAAAATTGCTATAATATTGGCACTAACTTTTATTATAATTCAAGTTGAGAAAGACTTTAAAAATAGAGATTTTTTCAACATTTCAAAAGTTCAAATTAGTGAAGTTTCGCCAAATCTAAAATCAGACTTAGAAAAAATAAAAAATGAAATTTTAGGAAAAAATATTAATGATTTAAATTTAGAAGGACTAGAAAAAAAATTACTAAAAGATATAAGAATAAAAAAAGCGGTTGTTTCTAAGCAAAATTTAAATGAAATAACTATAGATATTACAGAAAAAGATAGTAGCTATTATGCTCAGCATAAATCAGGAATTTATACGATGGATGAAGAAGGTACGATTTTTGGAAAACTAGAAGAATATCCTAAAAAAAGTATGCCAATTCTTGTAGTAAAGGCTAATGGAGAACAACAAGAACTTTTAGAAATAATGGATAAATTAAAAGAGCTAGATTTAAAAGATGAAGTTTCTCAATTATATGTAGATAATAAAAAGTTAATCTATATAATACTGAGAGATGGAACGAGAATAAAAACAGAACCAGAAGTTTCAAAAAATAAGTATGAAATAACAATGAATCTATATAAGGAATTAATAAAAACTAAATTAATAGATTATATAGATATAAGATTTAAAGATATAGTAGTAAGGGAAAAGGAGGGGAAAAGTGCGAGATAA
- the rpmB gene encoding 50S ribosomal protein L28 — MQRCEITGKGMTFGNQISHSHRVTGRVWKPNLQTTKIVINGVTVKVKVCTKTLKTLKSANDVEVMQILKANANTLSARLRKILSK; from the coding sequence ATGCAAAGATGTGAAATTACTGGAAAAGGAATGACTTTCGGAAATCAAATTTCTCACTCTCACAGAGTAACAGGAAGAGTTTGGAAGCCTAACTTACAAACAACTAAGATTGTTATTAACGGTGTTACTGTTAAAGTTAAAGTTTGTACAAAAACTTTAAAGACTTTAAAGAGTGCTAACGATGTGGAAGTTATGCAAATCCTTAAAGCAAATGCTAATACTCTAAGTGCTAGACTTAGAAAAATATTAAGCAAATAA
- the ftsZ gene encoding cell division protein FtsZ, whose amino-acid sequence MFNNECEVKIKVIGAGGAGGNAINDMISAGVTGVEYIAANTDAQDLNNSLADIRVQLGEKLTRGLGAGADPEVGKQAAEEDVEKLRNLLEETDMLFITAGMGGGTGTGSAPVIAKIAKEMGVLTIGIVTRPFSFEGRKRKNNADLGLANLEKHVDSLVIIPNDKLFELPEKTITLQNAFKEANNILKIGIKGIADLMIGRGLINLDFADIKATMQNSGVAVLGFGEGEGENRVAKATEKALSSPLLEKSIMGASKVLINIAGSSNLGLMEAQAIANIVKEAAGKTAEDIMFGITADETYGDKIQVTIIANSFGDEQEKTESFINVEKKAETPKVEETAEVRDELDLPPWIRANRRD is encoded by the coding sequence ATGTTTAATAACGAGTGTGAAGTAAAGATAAAAGTAATCGGAGCTGGAGGAGCTGGAGGAAATGCAATAAACGACATGATTTCAGCTGGAGTAACAGGAGTAGAATATATTGCGGCAAATACAGATGCCCAAGATTTAAATAACTCTTTAGCAGATATAAGAGTTCAATTAGGAGAAAAATTAACAAGAGGTTTAGGAGCAGGAGCAGATCCAGAAGTTGGTAAACAAGCAGCTGAAGAGGATGTTGAAAAATTAAGAAATCTACTAGAAGAAACAGATATGTTATTTATAACAGCAGGTATGGGTGGTGGAACAGGAACAGGTTCAGCACCAGTAATTGCTAAAATAGCAAAAGAAATGGGAGTTTTAACAATAGGTATTGTAACTAGACCATTCTCTTTTGAGGGAAGAAAGAGAAAAAATAATGCAGATTTAGGATTAGCAAATTTAGAAAAGCATGTAGATTCATTGGTAATTATACCTAATGATAAGTTATTTGAATTACCAGAAAAAACAATAACTCTTCAAAACGCATTTAAAGAAGCTAATAATATTTTAAAAATAGGAATTAAAGGTATTGCCGATTTAATGATAGGTAGAGGTCTTATAAATTTAGACTTTGCAGATATTAAAGCAACAATGCAAAATTCTGGAGTAGCTGTTTTAGGATTTGGAGAAGGAGAGGGAGAAAACAGAGTTGCTAAAGCTACTGAGAAAGCTTTATCATCACCTCTTTTAGAAAAATCAATTATGGGAGCAAGCAAAGTTTTAATAAATATAGCAGGATCATCAAACTTAGGATTGATGGAAGCACAGGCTATAGCTAACATCGTAAAAGAAGCTGCTGGAAAAACAGCTGAAGATATAATGTTTGGTATTACTGCAGATGAAACATATGGAGATAAAATTCAAGTTACAATAATTGCAAATAGTTTTGGTGATGAGCAAGAAAAAACAGAATCATTTATAAATGTAGAGAAAAAAGCAGAAACTCCAAAGGTAGAGGAAACAGCTGAAGTAAGAGATGAGTTAGATCTTCCACCATGGATTAGAGCTAATAGAAGAGATTAA
- the rpsF gene encoding 30S ribosomal protein S6 has protein sequence MKKYELMFIINPTILEEGREAVIAKVNNILAGAGATVLKSEKWGERKLAYPIDKKKTGFYVLTTLEMDGTKLTEVESKLNITEEVMRYIVVKND, from the coding sequence ATGAAAAAGTATGAATTAATGTTCATCATCAACCCAACTATATTAGAAGAGGGAAGAGAAGCTGTAATCGCTAAAGTTAATAACATTTTAGCTGGAGCTGGAGCTACTGTTCTTAAATCTGAGAAGTGGGGAGAGAGAAAGCTTGCTTATCCAATTGATAAGAAGAAGACAGGATTCTACGTACTAACTACTTTAGAGATGGACGGTACTAAGTTAACTGAGGTTGAGTCAAAGCTTAACATAACTGAAGAAGTTATGAGATACATCGTAGTTAAGAACGACTAA
- a CDS encoding D-alanine--D-alanine ligase gives MKIAVVMGGITSEREVSLRSGQAILNSLLRQGYDAYKIDLTKDNLVSAFIENEYDLVYLALHGEYGEDGRVQSVLDMLGKKYTGSGVTGSAVAMDKILTKIIAKDLGIRIAKTYEAVEYIDSYPVVIKPAKEGSSVGLYICNTEEEARKAYEILKEKEPLIEEFIKGEELTAGVLNGEKLGVVRIKPKSGLYDYESKYTVGMTEYECPAQIDKNAYEEASEAARKIHEKLGLKGVTRSDFILKDGKTYFLEVNTCPGMTETSLAPKLATLKGYSFDDLTRIIVESC, from the coding sequence GTGAAAATAGCAGTTGTTATGGGTGGGATTACATCAGAAAGAGAAGTTTCTTTAAGAAGTGGACAAGCTATTTTGAATAGCTTATTAAGACAAGGATATGATGCTTATAAAATAGATTTAACAAAAGATAATTTAGTATCAGCATTTATTGAAAATGAATATGATTTAGTTTATTTAGCTCTTCATGGAGAATATGGAGAGGATGGTAGAGTTCAGTCAGTATTAGATATGCTAGGGAAAAAATATACAGGTTCTGGAGTAACAGGAAGTGCTGTTGCTATGGATAAAATTTTAACTAAAATAATAGCTAAAGATTTAGGAATTAGAATAGCTAAAACTTATGAAGCTGTAGAATATATTGATAGTTATCCAGTAGTTATAAAACCTGCTAAAGAGGGATCTAGTGTAGGACTATATATATGTAATACTGAGGAAGAGGCAAGAAAAGCATATGAAATATTAAAAGAAAAAGAACCATTAATAGAGGAGTTTATCAAAGGAGAAGAGTTAACTGCAGGTGTTTTAAATGGTGAAAAATTGGGAGTAGTTAGAATAAAACCAAAATCAGGATTATATGATTATGAGTCAAAGTACACAGTTGGAATGACAGAATACGAATGTCCTGCACAAATAGATAAAAATGCTTATGAAGAAGCTTCTGAAGCTGCTAGAAAAATTCATGAGAAATTAGGATTGAAAGGTGTAACAAGAAGTGATTTTATATTAAAAGATGGAAAAACTTACTTTTTAGAAGTGAATACTTGCCCAGGGATGACAGAAACAAGTTTAGCACCAAAATTAGCAACACTAAAGGGATATTCTTTTGATGATTTAACAAGAATAATAGTAGAAAGCTGCTAA
- the rpsR gene encoding 30S ribosomal protein S18, producing MAEFRRRRAKLRVKAEEIDYKNVDLLKRFVSDKGRINPSRVTGANAKLQRKIAKAVKRARNIALIPYTRVEK from the coding sequence ATGGCAGAATTCAGAAGAAGAAGAGCTAAATTAAGAGTTAAAGCTGAAGAGATCGATTACAAAAATGTTGATTTATTAAAGAGATTCGTTTCTGATAAAGGAAGAATCAATCCTTCTAGAGTAACTGGAGCTAACGCTAAGTTACAAAGAAAGATAGCTAAAGCTGTTAAGAGAGCTAGAAACATTGCTCTTATTCCATACACAAGAGTAGAGAAGTAA